The following are encoded in a window of Candidatus Fluviicola riflensis genomic DNA:
- a CDS encoding Nif3-like dinuclear metal center hexameric protein: MTTITHILQYLQQVAPFNYQESYDNSGLLVGDASREVTGVIVALDCTEAVIDEAIAAGSNVVLTHHPIVFKGLKRLTGANYVERTVIKAIQNNIALIAIHTNLDNVYFGVNHIIASKLNLTNQRILAPKAATLFKLSVFVPHDSEDVVRAAMAEAGAGRIGDYDQCSFSVEGMGRFRPGTDADPHIGEPGKLETVSETCIEVVVNQHALKAVEQAMKKAHPYEEVAYNIIAILNTNQYIGSGMVGDLAEPMKTMDFLKFVKETFQCGVVRYTDEVAETVQRIAVCGGSGGFLLPDAIGAKADVFITADYKYHEFFDADGKIVIADIGHFESEQYTSEWLVSLLMKKFTTFAVRLANVNTNPINYL, translated from the coding sequence ATGACAACAATCACACACATTCTACAATACCTCCAGCAGGTAGCCCCTTTCAATTACCAGGAATCCTACGACAATTCGGGATTATTGGTCGGTGATGCGTCGCGTGAAGTTACCGGAGTAATCGTAGCGCTCGATTGTACCGAAGCCGTGATTGATGAAGCAATTGCTGCCGGATCGAATGTCGTGCTGACGCATCATCCGATCGTATTTAAAGGATTGAAACGGCTCACGGGAGCTAATTATGTGGAACGAACCGTGATCAAAGCGATTCAAAATAACATTGCGTTGATTGCAATTCATACCAACCTCGACAATGTGTATTTCGGAGTCAATCACATCATTGCATCGAAGTTAAACCTTACGAATCAACGCATTCTGGCACCAAAAGCCGCTACGTTGTTTAAATTGAGTGTGTTTGTTCCACACGATTCGGAAGACGTGGTTCGTGCTGCGATGGCTGAGGCAGGGGCTGGACGAATCGGTGATTACGACCAATGCAGTTTCTCGGTTGAAGGAATGGGACGTTTTCGTCCGGGCACTGATGCGGATCCTCATATAGGTGAGCCGGGTAAACTGGAAACGGTTTCCGAAACATGTATAGAAGTTGTGGTGAACCAGCATGCGTTGAAAGCCGTAGAACAAGCCATGAAAAAAGCACATCCTTACGAGGAAGTCGCCTACAACATAATTGCTATACTGAATACCAATCAATACATCGGCAGCGGAATGGTGGGCGATTTAGCAGAACCGATGAAAACAATGGACTTTCTGAAATTCGTGAAAGAAACGTTTCAGTGCGGTGTTGTTCGTTATACCGATGAGGTTGCTGAAACCGTTCAGCGGATCGCAGTTTGCGGCGGTTCGGGCGGTTTTTTATTACCGGATGCCATCGGCGCAAAAGCCGATGTGTTCATTACAGCCGATTACAAGTACCACGAATTTTTTGATGCCGACGGCAAAATCGTGATCGCCGATATCGGTCATTTTGAGAGTGAACAATACACTTCTGAATGGTTAGTGTCATTACTCATGAAAAAATTTACTACCTTCGCGGTTCGTTTAGCGAACGTGAATACGAATCCGATAAATTATCTCTAA
- a CDS encoding purine-nucleoside phosphorylase, protein MLLEQMKEAADFISASTNVKPTVGIILGTGLGGLVKEIEIINEIPYEKIPHFPVSTVESHSGKLIFGNLGGKQVVAMQGRFHFYEGYNMQQVTFPVRVMKLLGIQQLFVSNASGGVNPDFVVGEIMILDDHINLFPAHPLIGKNIDELGPRFPDMSEPYDHKMISLAKDIAAKNDIRVSVGTYAALTGPTLETPAEYGYVRAIGADAVGMSTIPEVIVARHMEIPCFAISIITDLGVPGKIQKVSLQDVIDVASRQEPKMTLIMRELISSI, encoded by the coding sequence ATGTTACTGGAACAAATGAAAGAAGCCGCTGACTTTATCAGCGCAAGTACAAACGTAAAACCAACGGTAGGAATCATTCTTGGCACCGGATTGGGTGGTTTGGTGAAGGAAATTGAGATCATCAATGAAATTCCTTACGAGAAAATTCCTCATTTTCCTGTTTCAACGGTTGAAAGCCACTCCGGGAAATTGATCTTCGGAAACCTTGGTGGAAAACAGGTGGTTGCGATGCAGGGACGCTTTCATTTTTACGAAGGTTACAACATGCAGCAGGTTACTTTTCCGGTACGTGTCATGAAATTATTAGGTATTCAGCAATTGTTTGTGAGCAATGCTTCAGGTGGTGTGAATCCTGACTTTGTGGTTGGTGAAATCATGATTTTGGACGATCACATCAACTTGTTTCCTGCGCATCCCCTAATCGGTAAAAACATCGACGAATTAGGACCGCGTTTCCCGGATATGAGCGAGCCTTATGATCACAAAATGATTTCCCTGGCAAAAGATATTGCAGCGAAAAACGATATCCGCGTTTCGGTTGGAACGTATGCGGCTTTGACAGGCCCAACATTGGAAACTCCGGCAGAATACGGTTACGTAAGAGCTATCGGCGCTGACGCAGTTGGAATGTCGACCATTCCGGAAGTAATTGTAGCTCGTCACATGGAAATTCCGTGCTTCGCTATTTCGATCATTACCGATTTGGGTGTTCCGGGCAAAATTCAGAAAGTGAGTTTGCAGGATGTGATTGATGTTGCCAGCCGCCAAGAGCCAAAAATGACGTTAATCATGCGGGAACTTATTTCCAGCATCTGA
- the lpxK gene encoding tetraacyldisaccharide 4'-kinase, whose translation MQRLRLLLWPFSVVYGFIVSIRNWLFDKGFLKTYVIPNKSICVGNITVGGTGKSPMTIYIVELLRDFKPAILSRGYGRATKGPILAGENETASTIGDEPYMYRLRFGKEVPVVVAEERKLGVELLNQQVPDSTIVLDDAFQHRKVKAGLQLVLTTFDRPIFNDHPFPAGNLRETRRGLKRADVVVVTKCPEIVEGTTKTLFAQKLHFPAEKVFFTKVVYGDLRPVFSAFWEEPETVLLVTGIANPLPLKQHLEKQYKVELMDFPDHHVFTTADLQRIHQKVATFAGRRFAIVTTEKDAVRLLGLAETEEVQSLPWFYQRMSLEIDRKEAFNNLLLKYVTGTNERSR comes from the coding sequence ATGCAGCGCTTGCGACTTCTTTTGTGGCCGTTTTCGGTAGTTTACGGATTCATCGTGAGTATCCGGAATTGGTTGTTCGACAAGGGATTTCTAAAGACGTATGTCATTCCCAATAAATCGATTTGTGTTGGAAATATTACGGTTGGTGGAACGGGAAAATCGCCGATGACCATCTACATCGTAGAATTACTGCGCGATTTTAAGCCTGCCATTCTTAGTCGCGGTTACGGTCGTGCTACAAAAGGACCCATTTTAGCCGGAGAAAACGAAACAGCTTCCACTATTGGTGATGAACCGTATATGTACCGTTTACGATTCGGGAAAGAAGTGCCAGTTGTGGTGGCCGAGGAACGCAAATTGGGTGTCGAATTGTTGAACCAACAGGTTCCCGATTCCACCATTGTGCTCGACGATGCTTTTCAGCACCGGAAAGTCAAAGCGGGTTTGCAGTTGGTACTGACTACATTCGACCGCCCAATTTTCAACGATCATCCTTTTCCGGCGGGAAACCTGCGCGAAACAAGGCGTGGACTGAAACGCGCTGATGTGGTTGTGGTTACTAAATGTCCGGAAATAGTTGAGGGAACGACAAAAACGCTTTTCGCACAAAAACTGCACTTTCCGGCTGAAAAAGTATTCTTTACAAAGGTCGTTTACGGCGATTTACGACCCGTTTTTTCGGCATTTTGGGAGGAACCCGAAACCGTTTTGCTGGTCACCGGAATTGCGAATCCGTTACCATTGAAACAGCACCTTGAAAAGCAGTATAAAGTAGAGTTGATGGACTTTCCGGACCATCACGTTTTTACGACAGCAGACCTGCAACGAATTCACCAAAAAGTTGCTACTTTTGCAGGCCGGCGGTTTGCCATTGTTACAACGGAAAAAGATGCGGTGCGACTGCTCGGCTTAGCTGAAACAGAAGAAGTACAGTCGCTTCCATGGTTTTACCAACGCATGTCACTGGAGATTGATCGAAAAGAAGCATTTAATAATTTATTACTGAAATATGTTACTGGAACAAATGAAAGAAGCCGCTGA
- a CDS encoding glutathione peroxidase, with product MKFYDFTIARLNGEAFDLSQFHGKKVIVVNVASECGLTPQYTELEYIAEEYADKNVAVVGVPSNDFGGQEPGSAEEIQTFCSRTYGVTFPLTEKVHTVGEHMHPLYQWLTETTGEQVIWNFQKFLIDENGNVVKSMAPSVLPTDPEIVTWLNDGNTNN from the coding sequence ATGAAATTCTATGATTTTACCATCGCGCGATTAAATGGTGAAGCCTTTGATCTGTCGCAGTTTCACGGAAAGAAAGTGATTGTAGTAAATGTGGCTTCCGAGTGTGGATTAACGCCGCAGTACACGGAATTGGAATACATAGCAGAAGAATACGCTGATAAAAACGTTGCCGTTGTAGGCGTTCCGAGCAATGATTTTGGCGGTCAGGAACCCGGTTCGGCCGAAGAAATTCAAACATTTTGTTCCAGAACATATGGTGTTACTTTTCCACTAACAGAGAAAGTGCATACCGTTGGCGAACACATGCATCCTTTGTATCAATGGCTTACAGAAACAACCGGTGAGCAGGTGATATGGAATTTTCAGAAATTTCTCATCGACGAAAACGGAAACGTGGTGAAATCTATGGCACCCTCTGTTTTGCCAACTGATCCTGAAATTGTAACTTGGTTAAACGATGGAAACACAAACAATTGA
- a CDS encoding NADPH-dependent FMN reductase yields MNIIAFAASTSKASINKQFVAHTLTHFSENTTTLLDLNDYELPLFSVDREKEGYPEAAHRFITDLAKADLIIISMSEHNGNFTAAFKNIFDWTSRIEANIFKDKPLFLLSTSPGGYGGKNSLNAAITRFPKHGAEILETFSLPSFNDNFDPAKGIKDEALRNELMEKIKSVKSKLN; encoded by the coding sequence ATGAACATCATCGCATTTGCAGCCAGCACAAGCAAGGCTTCTATTAATAAACAATTCGTGGCACACACATTAACCCACTTTTCGGAAAACACCACAACCCTACTCGATTTAAACGACTACGAATTACCCCTTTTTTCGGTTGATCGTGAAAAAGAAGGTTATCCTGAAGCCGCGCATCGTTTTATCACCGATTTGGCCAAGGCCGATTTGATCATTATTTCCATGTCGGAACACAATGGGAATTTCACTGCAGCTTTTAAGAATATTTTTGACTGGACTTCGCGCATCGAGGCGAATATCTTTAAAGACAAACCTCTTTTTCTGTTGAGTACTTCTCCAGGGGGTTACGGTGGAAAAAACTCCTTAAATGCTGCCATTACCCGTTTTCCAAAACATGGAGCCGAAATCCTGGAAACGTTTTCCCTGCCTTCCTTCAATGACAATTTTGATCCTGCTAAAGGCATCAAAGATGAGGCGCTTCGAAACGAATTGATGGAGAAAATCAAATCGGTGAAATCAAAACTAAACTAA
- the bshB1 gene encoding bacillithiol biosynthesis deacetylase BshB1 has protein sequence METQTIDILAFGAHPDDVELSAAGTLLKHKAAGFSIGIVDLTQGELGSRGDIHTRYEEAAASAEILGLTTRVNLKMPDGFFTHSEENLRLVIEQIRRFRPKIVLMNAFSDRHPDHGKGSRLVSEACFLAGLSKVKTFWEAHPQEHYRPPMVYHYIQDRLIEPDFVVDVTAYAEQKFEAIKAYKTQFWDPNSTEPQTPISGEEFFDFLKGRMSGMGRAIGAQYAEGFCVERTPGVENLFDLH, from the coding sequence ATGGAAACACAAACAATTGACATATTAGCTTTTGGCGCTCATCCCGATGATGTGGAATTATCCGCTGCGGGAACGTTATTGAAACACAAGGCCGCGGGTTTTTCTATTGGAATTGTTGACCTCACGCAAGGTGAACTTGGCTCGCGTGGAGATATTCATACCCGTTATGAAGAAGCAGCCGCATCAGCAGAAATCCTGGGACTGACCACGCGTGTAAACCTCAAAATGCCCGACGGTTTTTTTACTCATTCGGAAGAAAATCTGCGATTGGTGATCGAGCAAATTCGTCGTTTCAGACCAAAAATTGTACTCATGAATGCGTTTTCAGACCGTCATCCTGATCATGGAAAAGGCAGCAGGTTGGTCTCTGAAGCGTGTTTTCTGGCGGGTTTATCAAAAGTGAAAACCTTCTGGGAAGCGCACCCGCAGGAACATTACCGTCCGCCAATGGTCTACCATTATATCCAGGACAGACTCATCGAACCGGATTTTGTGGTGGACGTAACGGCTTACGCAGAACAGAAATTTGAAGCGATCAAAGCGTATAAAACCCAGTTTTGGGATCCGAATTCGACCGAGCCGCAAACACCAATTTCAGGCGAAGAATTCTTCGATTTCCTGAAAGGCCGTATGTCAGGCATGGGAAGAGCAATCGGAGCGCAATATGCAGAAGGTTTTTGTGTTGAACGAACTCCCGGCGTTGAGAATCTATTCGATTTGCATTAA
- a CDS encoding GNAT family N-acetyltransferase, with protein MEILQKEQLPKGRFYIEQEGKRVALMTYVWSGDDRIIIEHTEVDPVLRGKNAGKQLVAKAVEFARERGIKIIPLCPFARSVFDKVPEYRDVL; from the coding sequence ATGGAAATACTTCAGAAGGAACAATTGCCAAAAGGCAGATTTTATATCGAACAGGAAGGCAAACGCGTTGCATTGATGACTTATGTGTGGAGCGGCGATGATCGCATCATTATTGAGCATACAGAAGTTGATCCTGTTTTACGTGGAAAGAATGCTGGGAAGCAACTAGTTGCAAAAGCAGTGGAATTTGCCCGCGAACGTGGGATCAAAATCATTCCGCTTTGTCCGTTTGCCAGGAGTGTTTTTGATAAAGTCCCGGAGTATCGGGATGTTCTATAG
- a CDS encoding Asp-tRNA(Asn)/Glu-tRNA(Gln) amidotransferase GatCAB subunit B, with protein MPLKEKYEVVIGLEVHAQLLTKTKAYSSDINEYGAHPNTNVSVVTLGHPGTLPVMNKKTIEFAVKLGLACGATISKEQHFARKNYFYPDLPKGYQITQDTTPICTGGQLYIKDENGVEKRIGLTRIHMEEDAGKSIHDVDVYDTLVDLNRAGTPLLEIVSEPDLRSSTEAYNYVTEVRRLVRYLDICDGNMEEGSLRCDANVSVRLKGAMEFGTKVEVKNMNSMRNVQRAIDFEVERQIGVLEANGTLSQETRSFDALKGITISMRSKEAANDYRYFPEPDLQPIVVDEVYVAQQKALMPALPRELFEKYTRQLHLSEYDAGILTDSKAIALYFEEVIKSTSNYKSAANWVMGDVKSYLNQNGLEMEQFPIQAKQIGALVTLIDSGKVSHSAASQKLFPALIEQPEADVAKLAESLNLIQESDSDSLKQFILTVFEQHPDEVARFKGGENQLTGFFMGQLMRVSGGKADPKVANQLLRQLIQEL; from the coding sequence ATGCCCTTAAAAGAAAAATACGAAGTAGTGATTGGGCTTGAAGTCCATGCGCAGCTACTCACCAAAACGAAGGCTTATTCTTCCGACATCAATGAATACGGTGCACATCCGAACACCAATGTCAGCGTTGTGACACTCGGACACCCGGGTACGTTGCCCGTAATGAATAAAAAAACCATCGAATTTGCCGTGAAACTGGGATTGGCCTGCGGAGCAACCATTTCGAAAGAACAACATTTTGCCCGCAAGAATTATTTCTATCCCGATCTTCCAAAAGGATACCAGATTACACAGGACACTACCCCTATTTGCACAGGTGGTCAGCTTTATATCAAAGACGAAAACGGTGTTGAAAAACGCATCGGGCTCACACGCATCCACATGGAAGAAGATGCGGGAAAATCCATTCACGATGTGGATGTTTACGACACTCTGGTCGATTTGAACCGTGCAGGAACGCCACTTTTGGAGATCGTTTCAGAACCCGATTTACGTTCCAGTACAGAAGCTTACAATTATGTGACAGAAGTGCGTCGTTTGGTGCGCTACCTTGATATTTGCGATGGAAACATGGAAGAAGGTTCCCTGCGTTGCGATGCCAATGTTTCTGTTCGTTTGAAAGGCGCCATGGAATTCGGGACGAAAGTGGAAGTAAAAAACATGAACTCCATGCGAAATGTGCAGCGCGCCATCGATTTTGAGGTGGAACGCCAGATTGGTGTGCTTGAAGCCAATGGAACACTTTCCCAGGAAACCCGAAGTTTCGATGCCTTGAAAGGGATTACAATTTCCATGCGTTCGAAAGAAGCAGCCAACGATTACCGTTATTTCCCCGAACCGGATTTACAACCGATTGTTGTGGACGAAGTATATGTCGCACAACAAAAAGCATTGATGCCGGCCCTTCCGCGGGAATTGTTTGAAAAATATACCAGACAGCTGCATTTATCAGAATACGATGCCGGCATTTTGACCGATTCGAAAGCAATTGCCTTGTATTTCGAAGAAGTCATTAAATCTACTTCCAATTATAAATCGGCCGCCAACTGGGTAATGGGCGATGTGAAATCGTACCTTAACCAAAACGGGCTTGAAATGGAACAATTCCCAATTCAGGCAAAACAGATTGGTGCGTTGGTGACGCTAATCGATAGCGGAAAAGTATCGCATTCAGCGGCTTCACAGAAATTATTCCCTGCGTTGATCGAACAACCGGAAGCCGATGTTGCCAAGCTGGCCGAATCCTTGAATTTGATCCAGGAATCGGATTCTGACAGCCTGAAACAATTTATTTTGACCGTTTTCGAGCAACATCCCGACGAAGTTGCACGTTTTAAAGGTGGTGAAAATCAATTAACCGGATTTTTTATGGGACAATTGATGCGCGTTTCGGGCGGAAAAGCCGATCCGAAAGTAGCCAACCAGTTGTTGCGTCAATTAATACAAGAACTATAA
- a CDS encoding UDP-2,3-diacylglucosamine hydrolase, translating to MTLPEGKKIYFASDFHLGVPNAESSLEREKKVVRWLTSIEDDAHEIFLVGDLFDFWFEYKHAIPKGFVRLQGKIAELTDRGIPVHFFTGNHDMWMFDYFPKELGVTVNRSNIEREWNGKTFFIGHGDGLGPGDKWYKFMKRCFEARWTRWCFARLHPNFGIGMANFWSRKSRAATGDTDSQFLGEENEWLVIYSKEQLKEKHRDYFVFGHRHLPMDIRLNENSRYINLGEWLHYNTYAVFDGEELTLEKFEG from the coding sequence ATGACACTTCCAGAAGGAAAAAAAATATACTTCGCATCCGATTTTCACCTCGGTGTTCCCAATGCTGAAAGCAGTTTGGAACGCGAGAAGAAAGTTGTACGCTGGCTCACTTCCATTGAAGACGACGCACACGAAATTTTCCTTGTAGGCGATCTTTTCGACTTCTGGTTTGAATACAAACATGCCATTCCGAAAGGTTTCGTTCGTTTGCAGGGGAAAATCGCCGAGTTGACTGATCGCGGAATTCCCGTTCATTTTTTTACCGGCAATCACGACATGTGGATGTTTGATTATTTCCCCAAAGAATTGGGCGTTACAGTGAATCGCTCCAACATCGAACGGGAATGGAACGGAAAAACGTTTTTCATCGGGCATGGTGATGGTTTGGGGCCTGGCGACAAGTGGTACAAATTCATGAAACGCTGTTTTGAAGCCCGCTGGACACGCTGGTGTTTTGCGAGACTTCATCCTAACTTCGGCATCGGAATGGCTAACTTCTGGTCGCGAAAAAGCCGCGCTGCAACCGGCGATACCGACAGTCAATTCTTAGGTGAAGAAAACGAATGGCTGGTGATTTATTCCAAAGAACAACTGAAGGAAAAACACCGTGATTATTTTGTATTCGGCCACCGTCATTTGCCCATGGATATTCGTTTAAATGAGAATTCCCGCTACATCAACCTGGGCGAATGGCTGCATTATAACACCTATGCTGTCTTTGATGGTGAAGAATTGACACTGGAGAAGTTTGAAGGGTGA